From the genome of Bosea sp. Tri-49, one region includes:
- a CDS encoding OmpA family protein has translation MSIVTRLGCILTPLTLLASAAAAWAQAASPPTPVPFPQALQKAADDLFGKATLTDQQVDLVIDPLIDAASGSQSTATRSMQQTLIEIVRKSYPRFTVQSFDSASLARKPVVLVGTFTAVNNNGAADGVRDAYRICLTLADLKSNSVVSKGVARARIEGVDTTPTQYYSDAPLWAKDQATDVYIKTCQGTKLGETIDPAYVERLTANALVNDGILAYEAQRFREALAYYRAARKLPGGEQHRVRIGTYLAAGKLARRDDMVDAFGDLVDYGLGANQLMVKLLFKPGTTQFIDDPRIAEPYPMWLSQIATRARQKGACLEVVGHSSRTGLPQVNERLSTLRAQFVMDLLLTGAPENRNRIIATGRGFKENLIGTGKDDGSDALDRRVEFKVIGC, from the coding sequence ATGTCGATCGTCACGCGCCTCGGCTGCATCCTCACTCCGCTGACGCTTCTGGCGAGTGCCGCTGCCGCTTGGGCACAAGCGGCATCGCCGCCGACACCAGTGCCCTTCCCGCAGGCTTTGCAGAAGGCGGCCGACGACCTCTTCGGCAAGGCCACGCTCACTGATCAGCAGGTCGATCTCGTCATCGACCCGCTGATCGACGCGGCCTCCGGCTCGCAATCGACAGCCACCCGCTCGATGCAGCAGACGCTGATCGAGATCGTTCGAAAATCCTATCCGCGCTTCACCGTGCAGTCCTTCGACAGCGCTTCGTTGGCGCGCAAGCCGGTCGTGTTGGTCGGCACCTTCACTGCCGTGAACAACAACGGAGCGGCCGACGGCGTGCGCGACGCCTACCGGATTTGCCTGACGCTTGCGGACCTGAAGTCGAACAGCGTTGTCTCGAAGGGCGTGGCGCGTGCCCGGATCGAGGGCGTCGACACAACGCCGACCCAATACTACAGCGACGCGCCGCTCTGGGCGAAGGACCAAGCCACCGACGTCTATATCAAGACCTGTCAGGGCACGAAGCTCGGCGAGACGATCGACCCGGCCTATGTCGAGCGACTGACGGCGAATGCCTTGGTCAATGACGGCATCCTTGCCTATGAAGCACAGCGCTTCCGCGAGGCGCTGGCCTATTATCGAGCTGCCCGCAAGTTGCCGGGCGGCGAGCAGCACCGGGTCAGGATCGGTACCTATCTCGCCGCCGGCAAGCTCGCGCGGCGCGACGATATGGTCGACGCTTTCGGCGACCTCGTCGACTATGGCCTGGGTGCCAATCAGTTGATGGTGAAGCTGCTGTTCAAACCCGGGACCACGCAGTTCATCGATGATCCCCGGATCGCCGAACCCTATCCGATGTGGCTGAGCCAGATTGCAACGCGTGCCCGCCAGAAGGGAGCTTGCCTCGAGGTTGTCGGCCACAGCTCGCGCACCGGGCTGCCCCAGGTGAACGAGCGCCTCTCGACACTGCGCGCCCAGTTCGTCATGGACCTGCTGCTGACCGGTGCGCCGGAAAACCGCAACCGCATCATCGCCACCGGGCGCGGCTTCAAGGAAAATCTCATCGGAACCGGCAAGGACGACGGCAGTGACGCGCTCGACCGGCGCGTGGAATTCAAGGTGATCGGCTGCTGA
- a CDS encoding SUMF1/EgtB/PvdO family nonheme iron enzyme translates to MDWLRSFVLAVPLVALAAIPALPQEAAPPTRVALVIANGAYPDAALAQVPAQGRAVAAALREGGFEVVAVENGARADMRQAIAQFAGKLRPGASAVVFYSGHAVQQRDRDFLVPISPNPVQDAVDLDEVIDPLIIAKPSSALVLIDASRDNPWQARGKGLRATERLETVAVMFTAAPGKTVADSGPRGNPAVEEWLKAIRTPGLDMAAAVERVRDAVAKASRRSQQIWLSSAPPKGLVVTPVGQPLAVAQANRAVILSPPSSDTSPDAFELAFWESIRNSENASEYRAYLDAYPNGRFSALARAREQLYRGKPGAAAPAASAARPPAPATPAAPAPKTGPIRDCNDCPELTAIPPGSFQMGSNDLYEFEKPVHPVAVRGFYLGTREVNFEEWDRCVNEGGCNYRPDDRGLGRGKRPVTDLHWNDANAYLAWLSAKTGKRYRLPSESEWEYAARAGTTTTYPWGQTVDKERANCLGCNDQPRRSAAASGQYPPNAFGLYDMAGNAAEWVADCWSENYRTAPRDGSAHVAPGCRERVLRGGSFNNDPRYLRSAARFKYEADVRFYTNGFRVAREP, encoded by the coding sequence ATGGACTGGTTGCGCTCCTTCGTCCTCGCCGTCCCGCTCGTCGCGCTCGCGGCAATCCCTGCCCTGCCGCAGGAGGCTGCGCCGCCCACCCGCGTTGCGCTGGTAATAGCCAACGGCGCCTACCCCGATGCGGCCCTCGCCCAAGTGCCGGCACAGGGCCGCGCCGTTGCCGCGGCTCTGCGCGAAGGCGGCTTCGAGGTAGTCGCGGTGGAAAATGGGGCCCGCGCGGACATGCGGCAGGCCATCGCTCAGTTTGCCGGCAAGCTGCGCCCCGGCGCTTCGGCTGTGGTCTTCTATTCCGGTCATGCCGTGCAGCAGCGTGACCGCGATTTCCTCGTGCCGATCTCGCCCAATCCGGTGCAGGACGCAGTCGATCTCGACGAGGTGATCGACCCGCTGATCATTGCCAAGCCGTCCAGTGCCCTCGTGCTGATCGACGCCAGCCGCGACAATCCCTGGCAGGCGCGAGGCAAGGGCCTGCGTGCGACCGAGCGCCTCGAGACCGTCGCAGTGATGTTCACGGCCGCACCGGGAAAAACGGTCGCGGACTCCGGTCCTCGTGGCAATCCCGCGGTCGAGGAATGGCTGAAGGCGATCCGCACGCCCGGTCTCGACATGGCGGCGGCGGTCGAGCGCGTACGCGACGCGGTGGCGAAGGCGAGCCGGCGCAGCCAGCAGATCTGGCTCTCATCGGCGCCACCGAAGGGGCTCGTGGTGACCCCGGTCGGCCAGCCCCTCGCGGTCGCGCAGGCGAACCGCGCCGTCATCCTGTCACCACCCAGTTCCGACACCTCGCCGGACGCCTTCGAGCTCGCCTTCTGGGAATCGATCCGCAACAGCGAGAATGCCAGCGAATACCGCGCCTATCTCGACGCCTATCCGAATGGCCGTTTCTCGGCACTGGCGCGCGCCCGCGAGCAGCTCTACCGCGGCAAGCCCGGAGCGGCTGCGCCCGCAGCCTCGGCCGCCCGGCCTCCGGCCCCCGCAACGCCCGCCGCGCCGGCGCCGAAGACGGGCCCGATCCGCGACTGCAACGACTGCCCCGAGCTGACGGCGATTCCGCCCGGCTCTTTCCAGATGGGTTCGAACGATCTCTACGAATTCGAGAAGCCTGTTCACCCCGTTGCCGTGCGTGGCTTCTATCTTGGCACGCGCGAGGTGAATTTCGAGGAATGGGATCGCTGCGTGAACGAGGGCGGCTGCAACTACCGGCCTGACGATCGCGGGCTGGGGCGCGGCAAGCGACCCGTCACGGATCTTCACTGGAACGACGCCAATGCCTATCTCGCCTGGCTCTCGGCCAAGACGGGAAAGCGCTATCGGCTCCCGAGCGAGAGCGAATGGGAATATGCCGCTCGTGCCGGCACGACGACGACCTATCCCTGGGGCCAGACCGTGGATAAGGAGCGCGCGAACTGCTTGGGCTGCAACGATCAGCCACGCCGCAGTGCCGCCGCTTCGGGCCAGTATCCGCCCAACGCCTTCGGCCTCTATGACATGGCTGGCAACGCGGCCGAGTGGGTCGCGGATTGCTGGAGCGAGAATTATCGCACTGCACCGCGCGATGGCAGTGCCCATGTCGCGCCTGGTTGCCGCGAGCGCGTGCTGCGCGGCGGCTCCTTCAACAACGATCCACGCTATCTGCGCTCGGCCGCCCGCTTCAAATACGAGGCCGATGTGCGCTTCTACACCAATGGCTTCCGCGTCGCGCGCGAGCCCTGA
- a CDS encoding MFS transporter has translation MLTRVENPNASVRAIGERLDALPFCRLRLALFGVLTLALFADIAEVALGNALGAVFQAPPRTMTQAELSLFLAAIFAGGAVGAPVFGMLGDRFGRRLTLQLALVVIAAGSLGAAASQHPTTLIGFRFLSGLGIGACPPLIAAYMADVMPPRWRGTLSCLCAGLAFLGAPAIIFLMRAASPTAFGLEGWRWALGSGAFVAVVAAGLLALLPESPRWLAAAGRFAEADAALRRFGARSKVPLATSDGAGKASQTALDRPQTDLGRRLLLLCTLYALAPWATIGFPLMSGAVMVAKQFSIGDSVIAAGLIMFGPALGNLLVAPVIDRIGRKASLIGAAGAMAALGLAFAAATTFLPLVALGIAFALASAIYASVLAVYAAEIIPTELRASRTSIAWGVGRFISIFVPLVFFALIHQVGAWSMFVLIAAALGLSAALIAVVGPRGRSQQAVA, from the coding sequence GTGCTGACCAGGGTTGAGAACCCAAACGCGTCGGTGCGGGCGATCGGCGAGCGCCTCGATGCCTTGCCGTTCTGCCGTCTGCGGCTTGCGCTCTTTGGCGTCCTGACTCTCGCTCTCTTCGCCGACATCGCTGAGGTCGCACTCGGCAACGCCCTGGGAGCCGTATTCCAGGCGCCGCCCCGCACGATGACGCAGGCCGAGCTGTCGCTGTTCCTCGCGGCGATCTTCGCGGGGGGCGCTGTTGGAGCCCCCGTCTTCGGCATGCTCGGCGACCGCTTCGGGCGCCGGCTCACATTGCAGCTGGCGCTGGTCGTGATCGCAGCCGGCTCGCTTGGCGCCGCGGCGAGTCAGCATCCCACGACGCTGATCGGCTTCCGCTTCCTGTCGGGCCTCGGCATCGGAGCCTGCCCACCGCTGATCGCCGCCTACATGGCCGATGTCATGCCGCCACGCTGGCGCGGCACCCTGTCATGCCTGTGCGCCGGCCTCGCCTTTCTAGGCGCACCAGCGATCATCTTCCTGATGCGTGCGGCGTCGCCAACGGCTTTTGGCCTTGAAGGCTGGCGTTGGGCTCTCGGCTCCGGTGCGTTCGTCGCCGTCGTCGCAGCGGGCCTGCTTGCGCTCTTGCCGGAATCGCCGCGCTGGCTTGCCGCCGCCGGCCGCTTCGCCGAGGCCGACGCTGCACTGCGGCGCTTCGGTGCGCGAAGCAAAGTGCCGTTGGCCACTTCGGACGGAGCTGGAAAGGCATCCCAAACGGCACTCGATCGCCCACAGACAGATCTGGGGCGCCGCCTGCTCCTGCTATGCACCCTCTATGCGCTCGCCCCCTGGGCGACGATCGGCTTTCCGCTGATGAGCGGGGCCGTAATGGTCGCGAAGCAGTTCAGCATCGGCGATTCCGTCATAGCGGCCGGCCTGATCATGTTCGGACCGGCACTGGGCAATCTGCTCGTCGCTCCGGTGATCGACCGGATCGGCCGCAAAGCCAGCCTGATCGGCGCCGCGGGTGCGATGGCTGCGCTGGGCTTGGCCTTTGCAGCCGCAACCACCTTCCTGCCGCTTGTCGCCCTCGGCATCGCCTTCGCGCTGGCCAGCGCCATCTATGCCAGCGTCCTTGCGGTCTACGCCGCCGAGATCATTCCAACCGAGCTGCGGGCCTCGCGGACATCCATAGCTTGGGGGGTAGGCCGCTTCATCTCCATCTTCGTGCCGTTGGTCTTTTTCGCGCTGATCCACCAGGTCGGAGCCTGGAGCATGTTCGTGCTG
- a CDS encoding DUF4399 domain-containing protein — protein sequence MVIALPVGEVAAQARAMQRSPAPATARLSFVGLANNDRVPGKFTVRFAISGMEIAPAGQARRNAGHHHLLIDTGLPALDQPIPSDFNHIHFGGGQTEAEIALTPGRHTLQLLFADHSHVPHDPPVVSERITVEVAADPAEKPRTAAAPGGRVFFIDLKDGATIPTHAKIRFGIEGIVITPAGTVSANGGHHHLLVDAEVPALDREIPSDFNHLHFGRGQTEVELSLPPGEHTLQLLLGDHEHVPHDPPVMSERIRVRVVDAVQAGSVASAAPAAGAGRPRTAAPNDAAVYFIYPKDGATIFPSSTIRFGLRNMGVAPAGVTKPNTGHHHLLVDVPTPALGEPIPSDLNHIHLGGGQTERRITLPPGKHTLQLLLADAAHVPHDPPVMSERITVTVMPGGRKSARRR from the coding sequence ATGGTCATTGCTCTTCCGGTCGGCGAGGTTGCGGCCCAAGCGCGCGCAATGCAGCGCAGCCCGGCCCCGGCAACCGCCAGGCTCAGCTTCGTCGGCCTCGCCAATAATGACCGCGTTCCCGGCAAATTCACGGTCCGCTTTGCGATCAGCGGCATGGAGATCGCGCCCGCCGGGCAAGCCAGGCGCAATGCCGGACACCATCACCTGCTGATCGACACCGGGCTGCCGGCGCTCGACCAGCCGATCCCGAGCGACTTCAACCACATCCACTTCGGCGGCGGACAGACCGAGGCCGAGATCGCACTGACGCCGGGCCGGCACACGCTCCAGCTGCTCTTCGCCGACCATAGCCATGTGCCGCATGATCCGCCGGTCGTGTCCGAGCGGATCACCGTCGAGGTCGCGGCCGATCCGGCCGAGAAGCCGCGCACCGCCGCCGCCCCTGGCGGCCGGGTCTTCTTCATCGACCTCAAGGACGGCGCGACGATTCCGACCCACGCGAAGATTCGCTTCGGCATCGAGGGTATCGTCATCACGCCCGCCGGCACGGTGAGCGCCAATGGCGGCCATCACCACCTGCTCGTCGACGCGGAGGTGCCGGCGCTCGACCGCGAGATCCCCAGCGATTTCAACCACCTGCATTTCGGACGCGGCCAGACCGAGGTCGAGCTCTCGCTCCCCCCCGGCGAGCATACGCTGCAGCTTCTCCTGGGCGATCACGAGCATGTCCCGCATGATCCTCCGGTGATGTCCGAGCGAATCCGCGTGCGCGTCGTCGATGCGGTGCAGGCTGGCTCTGTGGCATCTGCAGCCCCGGCGGCGGGAGCGGGCCGCCCGCGTACGGCTGCGCCCAACGACGCTGCCGTCTACTTCATCTATCCGAAGGATGGCGCGACGATCTTCCCGAGCTCGACCATCCGCTTCGGGCTGCGCAATATGGGCGTCGCGCCGGCCGGCGTCACCAAGCCGAACACCGGGCACCATCATTTGCTGGTCGACGTGCCGACACCCGCACTCGGCGAGCCGATCCCGTCCGACCTCAACCACATTCATCTCGGCGGTGGCCAGACGGAGCGGCGCATCACCTTGCCGCCTGGCAAGCACACGCTGCAGCTCCTTCTCGCGGACGCAGCCCATGTGCCGCACGATCCGCCGGTCATGTCGGAGCGCATCACCGTCACGGTGATGCCAGGCGGCCGCAAATCGGCGAGGCGTCGATGA
- a CDS encoding alpha/beta hydrolase has translation MAQTASEPVYRGFDRVALDREYNARESVASFDAEYAKYVSVSAKVQRENERIADIVYDEASGETLDLYPAEPGAPLFLWVHGGYWRASSKDDNAFVVPGPKAHGFAVAVMNYTLAPQASLDEIIRQTRTAVAFLHARRAQHRTGSLAVGGSSAGGHLVGMLLAGGWQADFGLPGDAIKVGMALSGLHDIEPLRSTHVDAWLGLDDAAIARNSPIRHIPQSSATTLLASVGGLETSEFRRQTAEYAAAWLAGGRTGEVIAMPRHNHFDIALDLARPDGVLAPALAAAMGSSGPKD, from the coding sequence ATGGCACAAACCGCCAGCGAACCGGTCTATCGCGGCTTCGACCGCGTCGCGCTCGACCGCGAGTACAATGCCCGCGAAAGCGTCGCCTCATTCGACGCGGAGTACGCGAAATACGTCTCGGTCAGCGCAAAGGTGCAGCGGGAGAACGAGCGCATCGCCGACATCGTCTATGACGAGGCCAGCGGCGAGACGCTCGACCTCTATCCGGCCGAGCCGGGTGCGCCGCTCTTCCTCTGGGTCCATGGCGGCTACTGGCGGGCGAGCTCGAAGGACGACAACGCTTTCGTCGTGCCGGGCCCGAAGGCGCACGGCTTTGCCGTCGCGGTGATGAACTACACGCTGGCGCCGCAGGCTTCGCTCGACGAGATCATCAGACAGACCCGCACCGCCGTCGCCTTCCTCCATGCCCGGCGCGCGCAACACCGGACCGGTAGCCTTGCCGTCGGTGGCTCCTCGGCCGGCGGCCATCTCGTCGGGATGCTGCTGGCCGGTGGCTGGCAGGCCGATTTCGGGCTGCCGGGCGATGCGATCAAAGTCGGCATGGCCCTGTCGGGGCTGCACGACATCGAACCGCTGCGCTCCACCCATGTCGATGCCTGGCTCGGGCTGGACGACGCCGCGATCGCCCGCAACAGCCCGATCCGGCATATCCCCCAGAGCTCGGCCACGACATTGCTGGCCTCTGTCGGCGGACTGGAAACCAGCGAGTTCCGGCGGCAGACGGCCGAGTACGCCGCGGCTTGGCTGGCGGGAGGACGCACAGGCGAAGTCATCGCCATGCCGCGGCACAACCATTTCGACATCGCACTCGACCTGGCCAGGCCCGATGGCGTGTTGGCGCCCGCCCTCGCAGCCGCGATGGGCAGCTCCGGGCCGAAGGACTGA
- a CDS encoding SDR family NAD(P)-dependent oxidoreductase, whose protein sequence is MAKDFAGKRVIVMGGSRGIGRSIALGFAAGGASVSICARGRGPLEATRREIETLGVAAHGASVDLADASAIEAYVPAAVKALGGLDVLVNNASGFGHSDDEEGWAASLNVDMMAVVRGSHAAIPHMKPGSSIVNVSSISAMRASSRSAPYGAIKAAVMHYTASQAKTLSKKGIRVNCVAPGSIEFPGGTWEDRKTSSPELYQSTLASIPFGRMGKPDEVAQVVLFLASDKASWVTAQTVVVDGGQLVGP, encoded by the coding sequence ATGGCCAAGGACTTCGCCGGCAAGAGAGTGATCGTGATGGGCGGCAGCCGTGGCATCGGACGCTCCATCGCGCTCGGGTTCGCGGCGGGCGGCGCATCCGTTTCGATCTGTGCTCGGGGCAGGGGACCGCTCGAAGCGACCCGCCGGGAGATCGAAACGCTCGGCGTCGCCGCTCACGGCGCCAGTGTCGATCTTGCTGATGCGAGTGCGATCGAGGCCTATGTGCCCGCGGCGGTGAAGGCTCTCGGAGGGCTCGATGTCCTCGTCAACAACGCCTCTGGCTTTGGCCATTCCGATGATGAGGAGGGGTGGGCAGCCTCGCTCAACGTCGACATGATGGCCGTTGTCCGCGGCAGCCATGCGGCGATCCCTCATATGAAGCCGGGCTCGTCGATCGTGAACGTCTCGTCGATCTCGGCCATGCGGGCTTCGTCCCGTTCGGCACCTTACGGCGCTATCAAAGCAGCCGTGATGCATTACACGGCGAGCCAGGCGAAAACGCTGTCGAAAAAGGGCATTCGGGTGAACTGCGTCGCGCCCGGTTCGATCGAGTTCCCAGGTGGCACGTGGGAGGATCGGAAGACGTCGAGCCCCGAACTCTATCAGTCGACACTGGCCAGCATTCCTTTCGGCCGGATGGGCAAGCCCGACGAGGTCGCCCAGGTCGTGCTCTTCCTCGCTTCCGACAAAGCCAGTTGGGTCACCGCTCAAACCGTAGTGGTCGACGGCGGCCAGCTCGTCGGGCCCTGA
- a CDS encoding flavin reductase family protein, whose amino-acid sequence MIFDMATLPPQDRYKIMTATIVPRPIAWITTLSRDGVLNAAPFSFFNMMGNDPPTVAIGIMPKAGLLKDTAANILETGEFVVNLVAEADASAMNLTCIDAPPEVDELALAELEAAASRFVAPPRIRTARVAFECQALTSLVTGPLQTIVIGRVLCAHVEDRFVQDAERCHIDTPALELIARMHGGEAYLRTSDLFHLKRPSWAEWRGPTPRDESAATT is encoded by the coding sequence ATGATTTTCGACATGGCGACGCTGCCGCCGCAGGACCGCTACAAGATCATGACAGCGACGATCGTGCCGCGGCCGATCGCCTGGATCACCACGCTGTCGCGCGACGGCGTGCTCAACGCCGCTCCGTTCAGCTTCTTCAATATGATGGGCAATGATCCGCCGACCGTTGCCATCGGCATCATGCCGAAGGCCGGCCTGCTCAAGGACACCGCCGCCAACATCCTCGAAACCGGGGAGTTCGTGGTCAACCTGGTGGCGGAAGCCGACGCTTCGGCGATGAACCTGACCTGCATCGATGCGCCGCCGGAGGTCGACGAACTGGCGCTGGCCGAGTTGGAGGCAGCGGCTTCACGTTTCGTCGCTCCGCCGCGCATCAGGACGGCGCGGGTCGCGTTCGAATGCCAGGCGCTCACCTCGCTCGTCACCGGACCGCTGCAGACCATCGTGATCGGCCGCGTCCTGTGCGCCCATGTCGAAGACCGCTTCGTGCAGGATGCGGAGCGCTGTCACATCGACACCCCGGCGCTCGAGCTGATTGCCCGCATGCATGGCGGAGAGGCCTATCTTCGGACGTCCGATCTGTTCCACCTGAAGCGGCCGAGTTGGGCCGAATGGCGAGGACCGACACCGCGAGATGAGAGTGCCGCCACGACCTGA
- a CDS encoding DUF4399 domain-containing protein — MRTSRRSVAGLLAASYVMAGAFWATDGLAQAAKRQKPPPGALVYFHYPLDGLRVPERFTVRIGLRNMGVAPAGVDHAATGHHHLLIDTDPGPPGQPIPSDYNNIHLGNGQTEVVVTLPKGSHTLQLLLGDHTHTPHDPPVMSQKITIYVR; from the coding sequence ATGAGAACTTCGCGCCGCAGCGTGGCCGGTCTCCTGGCGGCCTCTTATGTGATGGCTGGCGCCTTCTGGGCGACCGACGGTTTGGCGCAGGCCGCCAAGCGGCAGAAGCCGCCGCCCGGCGCGCTCGTCTATTTTCACTATCCCCTCGATGGCTTGCGCGTACCGGAGCGCTTCACCGTCCGGATCGGGCTGCGCAACATGGGTGTCGCACCGGCTGGCGTCGACCATGCGGCGACCGGCCATCACCATTTGCTGATCGACACCGATCCTGGCCCGCCCGGCCAGCCGATCCCGTCCGACTACAACAATATCCATCTTGGCAACGGCCAAACGGAGGTTGTCGTCACCTTGCCGAAAGGGTCACATACGCTGCAATTATTGCTTGGGGACCACACCCACACGCCGCATGATCCGCCTGTGATGTCGCAGAAGATCACGATCTATGTGCGCTGA
- a CDS encoding caspase family protein, with protein MILIARLCGLIMLMLTGLAMAAPASERRVALVIGNSSYRNAPVLPNTVNDARDMATALRKVGFEVVDGIDLDKRGMDAALTRFARLAQDADSVMFYFAGHGFQFNGENYLVPVEAKIEDEAGVQYETTRLNDVVTALNFAKGVKIMVLDACRNNPFVNQLAKRQATRGFSVGSGLAPVARAQGMVIAYATQANDVAADGAGRNSPFTAALVREIDQPGLEVATMFRRVQKSVYDATAGRQTPELSLSLLGDFYLNLAETDASVWQRIRTSDEPDILRDFMQRYPTSSLSIDARTRLDLIERRSGAANERDRLVREFAERERALLERLERAEQGRKQAATDLARQEPGEVVAPPPPTSGDATQVKPAPITPKPSTGGMAERSRLADELARREKELAALEAEKQRLAEERRNVEQALAARLGTLMLSPPDRSAQPQTVPASAPRPVERRADTPAAAAPAKANCSELLLQAQLGELTPSAREQLQQCR; from the coding sequence ATGATCCTCATCGCCAGACTCTGCGGGCTGATCATGCTCATGCTGACCGGGCTGGCCATGGCGGCGCCGGCTTCGGAGCGTCGCGTTGCGCTCGTCATCGGCAATTCCAGCTATCGCAATGCGCCCGTCCTGCCCAATACGGTCAACGACGCCCGCGACATGGCCACGGCGCTGCGCAAGGTCGGCTTCGAGGTGGTCGATGGCATCGATCTCGACAAGCGCGGCATGGATGCGGCACTGACCCGCTTCGCCCGGCTGGCGCAGGACGCCGATTCCGTGATGTTCTACTTCGCCGGCCACGGCTTCCAGTTCAACGGCGAGAACTATCTCGTGCCGGTCGAGGCCAAGATCGAGGACGAGGCCGGCGTCCAGTACGAGACGACGCGGCTCAACGACGTCGTCACGGCGCTGAACTTCGCCAAGGGCGTCAAGATCATGGTGCTGGACGCCTGCCGCAACAATCCTTTCGTCAACCAGCTCGCCAAAAGGCAGGCGACACGCGGCTTCTCCGTAGGCTCCGGCCTTGCTCCCGTGGCGCGGGCACAAGGCATGGTCATCGCCTATGCGACGCAGGCCAACGACGTCGCCGCCGACGGCGCCGGCCGCAACAGCCCGTTCACGGCGGCGCTGGTGCGCGAGATCGATCAGCCGGGACTCGAGGTGGCGACCATGTTCCGCCGCGTCCAGAAGAGCGTCTACGATGCAACCGCGGGGCGGCAAACGCCGGAGCTTTCGCTGTCCTTGCTCGGCGATTTCTACCTCAATCTCGCGGAGACCGATGCCAGTGTCTGGCAGCGCATCCGCACCAGCGACGAACCCGACATTCTCCGGGATTTCATGCAGCGCTATCCCACCAGCTCCTTGTCCATCGACGCACGCACGCGCCTCGACCTGATCGAGCGCCGCTCGGGTGCGGCCAATGAACGCGACCGGTTGGTGCGCGAGTTCGCTGAGCGCGAGCGGGCACTGCTCGAACGGCTCGAACGAGCCGAACAGGGGCGTAAGCAGGCCGCGACCGACCTTGCCCGGCAGGAGCCCGGCGAGGTGGTCGCGCCGCCACCGCCCACGAGCGGGGATGCCACGCAGGTGAAACCGGCTCCCATCACGCCCAAGCCATCGACCGGGGGTATGGCCGAGCGCTCCCGTCTCGCCGACGAACTGGCCCGGCGCGAGAAGGAGTTGGCCGCGCTCGAGGCCGAGAAGCAGCGCTTGGCAGAAGAGCGCCGCAATGTCGAACAGGCTCTGGCGGCGCGGCTCGGCACGTTGATGCTATCCCCGCCCGATCGTTCGGCTCAGCCCCAGACCGTGCCGGCGAGCGCGCCGCGCCCGGTCGAGCGCCGCGCCGATACTCCGGCTGCGGCGGCGCCGGCCAAGGCGAATTGCAGCGAACTGCTGCTCCAGGCCCAGCTCGGTGAACTGACTCCGTCAGCGCGCGAGCAGCTCCAGCAATGCCGCTGA
- a CDS encoding TetR/AcrR family transcriptional regulator, with the protein MTGLAKAVDVTRRTLYNYFSSKEQAFRFLIENVNAQAVEIGMAAGREALADGRDAAEILATILDTRYGNTRRRLATSPHSIEINDQAFRRCRDIMIASAVGFQSELARFIGELEAGGILLVKPDVGPEALAQLLADGARGTNQSLPPIDPARLHQRYHSMVRALLHGATQPAI; encoded by the coding sequence ATGACCGGCCTCGCCAAGGCCGTCGATGTCACGCGGCGGACGCTTTACAACTACTTCAGTAGCAAGGAACAAGCCTTTCGCTTCCTGATCGAGAACGTCAACGCGCAAGCGGTCGAGATCGGGATGGCGGCCGGGCGAGAAGCTCTGGCAGACGGGCGAGACGCCGCCGAGATTCTGGCGACCATTCTCGATACGCGATACGGCAATACGCGCCGGCGCCTGGCGACGTCGCCTCATTCCATCGAGATCAACGATCAGGCTTTCCGGCGCTGCCGCGACATCATGATCGCATCGGCAGTCGGGTTTCAGTCCGAGCTCGCGCGCTTCATCGGCGAGCTGGAGGCGGGAGGTATCCTGCTGGTCAAGCCGGATGTCGGCCCCGAAGCCCTGGCGCAATTGCTCGCAGATGGCGCGCGCGGCACCAATCAGAGTTTGCCTCCAATCGATCCAGCCAGGCTTCACCAGCGCTATCACAGCATGGTCCGCGCGCTGCTTCATGGAGCGACGCAGCCTGCCATCTGA